TTCAGACTCGGTCATGTTCGACTTCCAGTCTGATGTTAAGCTAAATGCAGTATCTACTTCTTTTATAGCAATAAATTGTTGAAGCCAATGCTGTCGATCACCACCTTTGGGTTGTATCAAATGCAATGTTGATGTTTTATTATCTGCCACCAGTGCCCAGTTATAAATTCCTATAGCCATATCGGCACTTAAAATGTCCTGCTGAGCCGTATTTGGAATACTTTCAACTCGGCGACCCAAGTCGTAACTGAAATAACCTAATGCACCACCAATAAAAGGTAAGTTTTCTATTGGTGAATGGTGGGGAATTAGACGTTCTTGATAATGATCAAGTAATTGGAAAGGACACGCTTCACTGGTTACAGGCTGTTTTCCTATTACATTAATTGTGGTGATAGCACCATGTGTTTGTAATGTAGCAATAGGATCAGCAACTAAAATGTCATATCGATTATCAATATGATTTTTCGCCGATGAGTTAAGCAACATCGCCCAAGGTTGATTTGCGATAGCTGAAAAGAAATCAATCACAGAGTTAGATTGATAATCAAGTTGAGTGATACTTAGTTTTGCATCTAATTGATTGTTCATTTTGAGTTTTATAACCAGAATGTGATGAGCAACGATAGCCTTGGATGGAGAGCAAGAGTATCATAATGCGTGTTCTAAAAGAAAATAATAGATGGCGATTGCTCACGTCATACACAATAAAAATCATCCTTAATTGCCATGGAAGCTTATAAAAAGAGGGCCCTATGATTAACGTTCACCAAGAAACATTGATTCGTAATGAAGATGTGATCAGTTCTGTAGCCGATGCTCTGCAATATATATCTTATTATCATCCGCTAGATTTTGTTCAAGCACTTGAAAAAGCGTATCACCGAGAAGAAAGCCAAGCTGCAAAAGATGCACTTGCACAAATCCTTATTAATTCTCGTATGTCAGCAGAAGGGCGTCGTCCTATCTGTCAAGATACGGGAATTGTGACTTGTTTTGTAAATATTGGTATGAACGTTAGGTGGGAAGGAGACTTAACGGTTCAACAAATGATTGATGAAGGTACCCGTCAAGCTTATACCAATCCCGATAATCCATTAAGGGCCTCAGTATTATCTGATCCGGCAGGTAAACGTATAAATACAAAAGATAATACGCCAGCAGTGGTTCATATTAATATGGTGCCGGGAAACAAAGTCGAGATTCAAATTGCTGCGAAAGGCGGTGGTTCTGAAAATAAGACTAAAATGGTAATGTTAAATCCATCAGATGATATTGCTGAGTGGGTAGAAAAGACACTTCCAACAATGGGGGCGGGTTGGTGTCCTCCTGGTATGCTTGGTATAGGTGTTGGCGGTACGGCTGAGAAAGCTGCAGTACTAGCAAAAGAAGCATTGATGGAACACATTGATATTCAAGATCTTATTGAACGAGGACCTCAGAATGCAGAAGAAGAATTGCGTCTTGATATTTTTAATCGTGTTAATAAATTAGGTATCGGTGCTCAAGGTCTTGGCGGACTTACTACCGTTGTCGATGTGAAAATTAAATCTGCACCAACGCACGCAGCCTCTAAACCTGTGTGTTTAATTCCTAACTGTGCTGCTACTCGTCACGTACATTTTACTCTTGATGGTACAGGCCCTGCGGACTTACAACCACCGAAACTTGAAGAATGGCCTGATATTACTTGGGAAGCGGGTGCGAACACTCGTCGAGTTAATCTTGATGAAATAACAAAAGAAGATGTTCAGGAGTGGAAAACGGGCGAAACGATCTTACTAAATGGCAAAATTCTAACAGGTCGTGACGCGGCACATAAACGCCTTCAAGGAATGATCGAAAGCGGTGAAGGTTTACCTGATGGCGTTGATTTTAATGGTAAATTCATTTACTACGTAGGCCCTGTTGATGCAGTAGGTGATGAAGCGGTAGGCCCTGCTGGCCCAACGACATCTACTCGCATGGATAAATTTACCGATATGATGTTGGCTACAGGCTTAACTGGCATGATAGGTAAAGCGGAACGTGGTCCAGCAACGGTTGCATCTATTAAAGAAAACAAAGCGGTATATTTAATGGCCGTTGGTGGTGCAGCTTACTTGGTTGCTAAAGCGATTAAAAAAGCACGTGTTGTTGCTTTTGAAGATCTTGGTATGGAAGCCATTTATGAGTTTGAAGTCGAAGATATGCCAGTGACTGTTGCCGTTGATTCAACAGGCGTAAATGCGCATCAAATTGGTCCAGATACATGGAAGGTAAAAATTGCTGAAATGAGTAATTAATTTACATCATAAAGCTTCTTAAATAATGAAAAAGCACTCATTTTGAGTGCTTTTTTTGTTTTTGTGTCTTTTATGTTAATCATTTGGGTGTAATATATAAGTAACTATTTGATAAATAAATGAGGGAACAATGAAGAAGTTAACAATCGGGTTATTCATTACTGTACTCGCTGGGTGCGCCTCCTCTGATGATGTAAAACAAGATAAGAACGTTGATGATTGGTTCGCAATAGGTGAAGCTAGAGCGAAAAATGGTTTTTTATTGCAGACAGAATCACGACTTGTTGACCGTTACCCTGAAGATAAAATCACAACCGAATTCTATAATGGTTATGTAAAAGGTCATGAAGCTGGCACAAAAGTCTATTGTTCTCAAAATCCATATATATTGGGATTAAGTGAAGAACCTTATTTCGGACTATGTGATCAAATCGATTCTAATTACTCTGATGAATATCAAAAAGGGAAAAAGCATAAAAAAGAATAAAAACATTGTTTTTTATAACTAATTTTATTTGTTGACTGGATGAACAAATAAATATGAGCAATAATTCTTTATGTAATCAATTAATAATGACAAGGAACGGCATATGTTCAAAAAGACTGCAATAGCCGCAGTACTTAGCTCCGTCTTACTCGTAGGCTGTGACAGTAAAGAGCCTAGTATTGCAGAGCCTGACTCTCGTCCAGCAAAGATCTTAACAGTTTCTGTTGGTGAGCATGAGACCTCACGCTTATTTCCGGCAAAAGCAGAAGCGGGTGATAAAGCCGTTTTGGCTTTTAGAGTTCCTGGGCAATTAAATACGTTAGATGTACATGCAGGGCAATCGGTTAATAAAGGTGAGTTATTAGCCACCATTAATCCTGATGAATATCGATTAATTCAAAAACAAGCTCAAGCACAATATCGTTTAATTGATGTACAATATCAACGAATTAAAAAGCTCAGAAAAGATAAAGTCGTATCAGAACAAGATTATGATACTGCGGTAGCAAATAGAAAAACAGCCAAAGCGTCTCTTGATCAAGCGACTGCAAATTTAAGCTACACAAAGCTTGTAGCACCATATGACGGTACGATTTCACTTCTTCCTACAGAAAATTTTGAATATGTAAATGCGAAACAATCAATTATGCATATTCAAACCAACGACATTTTGTATGTTGTTTTTCAACTCCCTGATTATCTGCTCCAACGTTTCAGTTTTACCGATGTATCAGCAACAGTTTCATTTGATTCGTTTCCAAACTCTACTTTTCCTCTTGAATTTGAAGAAATAGATACTGAAGCCGATCGTAAAACATCGAGTTACACCGTAAAAATGAGTATGCCTCGTCCTAAAGATTTAGGAATACTTCCGGGGATGTCTGGTCAAGTGAAAGTAACTATTCCTAAGGGCGGAAGTGAAAAACTGCCACTTTCAGCTATCGATCAAGATGGTGATACCACGTATGTATGGCGTGTGAAAGAAGATGGAATTGTTGAAAAAGTGGCAGTGGAATTAAATGAGAAACGCCAGGTAGTCTCTGGGATTGAAGATTCAGATCAAATTGTATCTTCAGGTATCGCAGGGCTAGAAGAGGGAATGAAAGTCCGTAAGTGGGTTAAGGAAAGAGGATTATAATAATGCAAAGATTAATGAAACTATCTTTACTTTCCAGTACGTTATTCCTTACTGCCTGTAATCCTGCTCCAACGGAAACGATTGTAGAAGTACCGAACGTTGTGATTAAAGACATTAATTCAAATGGGGTAAGCGATCGCCTTTATCTTCCTGCGGTAGCCACTGCTGCTGACCGATCTCATCTAAGTTTTCGACTTTCTGGTGAGATTAAAGAGCTAAATATAAAAGCAGGGGAAATCGTTAAAAAAGGTCAAGTTTTAGCTGTGTTAGATAAAACCGATTATAACATTGATGTTGATAATGCTAGAGCTCGTTATAACGTAGCAAACAGTCAATATAAGCGTTCAAAACCGTTAGTTGATAAAGGCTTGTTAGCCAAATCACAATTCGATGAATTATCAGCGCAACGACAAATTGCATTGGCGGATTTAGAGTTAGCAAAATTGCGTTTAAGTTTTACAGAGTTAAAGGCGCCAATTGATGGTGTTATTTCTCGAGTAAGTGTTGAGCAGTTTGAAAATATTCAAGTAGGACAACAGATCGTTAATATTAATAACCGAGATGCGGTAGATATTATTGTTCAAGTACCTGACAAGCTTTATGCAAAGCAACCAAATAAAGAGATAATTGAAAGCATTAAAGCAACCGTCCGTCTTGATAGTGGTGAGAGCTATTCCGCTAAAATTAAAGAATACACCACTGAGCCTGATCCTGATTCAGGCGCATATCTAGTTACACTGACAATGCCTATGCCTGAAGACCAATTTATATTGGATGGTATGGCAGTTGAGGTGGCAACGAGTGAAAGTGAAATTCGTTTATCAACTCAAGCTGGGATGGTAATTCCTATTGAAGCCATTTTTAATGAAGATGGTGACACTATTGATCTTGCTGAAAAATACGTATGGCTTGTTGATGAAAACAATACAGTGAAAAAACAAAAAGTAGTAACGACAAAAGCGACCTCATCTGGTTTACGAGTTGTTGAAGGTTTATCAACCGGTGATCGCATTGTAATAGCAGGGGTATCACGACTGCGTGATGGCATGTCAGTGAATGTTATTAATGCGGAGGAGAAAAAATGAGCCAAGAAAAAGGAATTGCAGCTTATTTCATACAGAATAAAGTCATCAGTTGGATGCTAACACTGATCTTTATGATTGGTGGTACATCCGCATTTTTTGGTTTAGGCCGTTTAGAAGACCCAGCGTTTACCATTAAAGATGCTATGGTCGTAACGAATTATCCTGGCGCGACACCAGAGCAAGTGGAAGAAGAAGTAACCTATCCACTAGAAAAAGCAATTCAACAATTAACTTATGTAGATGAAGTTAACTCGCTGTCTAGTCGCGGTTTGTCTCAGATCACTGTAACCATGAAAAATAATTATGGTCCTGATGATTTACCGCAAATTTGGGATGAATTGCGCCGTAAGGTCAATGACTTGAAACGTCAATTACCACCAGGTGTTGGTGAACCATCAGTTATCGATGATTTTGGTGATGTTTATGGGGTGCTTTTAGCCGTAACAGGAAAAGGCTACTCATATAAAGAAATCCTAGATTATGTTGATTATTTGCGTCGTGAATTAGAGCTTGTTGATGGCGTTAGTAAAGTATCTGTTAGTGGTGTTCAACAAGAGCAAGTGTTTATTGAAGCATCATTAAAGCGTATGACAAGTTTAGGAATT
The Aliivibrio fischeri ATCC 7744 = JCM 18803 = DSM 507 DNA segment above includes these coding regions:
- a CDS encoding fumarate hydratase, with protein sequence MINVHQETLIRNEDVISSVADALQYISYYHPLDFVQALEKAYHREESQAAKDALAQILINSRMSAEGRRPICQDTGIVTCFVNIGMNVRWEGDLTVQQMIDEGTRQAYTNPDNPLRASVLSDPAGKRINTKDNTPAVVHINMVPGNKVEIQIAAKGGGSENKTKMVMLNPSDDIAEWVEKTLPTMGAGWCPPGMLGIGVGGTAEKAAVLAKEALMEHIDIQDLIERGPQNAEEELRLDIFNRVNKLGIGAQGLGGLTTVVDVKIKSAPTHAASKPVCLIPNCAATRHVHFTLDGTGPADLQPPKLEEWPDITWEAGANTRRVNLDEITKEDVQEWKTGETILLNGKILTGRDAAHKRLQGMIESGEGLPDGVDFNGKFIYYVGPVDAVGDEAVGPAGPTTSTRMDKFTDMMLATGLTGMIGKAERGPATVASIKENKAVYLMAVGGAAYLVAKAIKKARVVAFEDLGMEAIYEFEVEDMPVTVAVDSTGVNAHQIGPDTWKVKIAEMSN
- a CDS encoding DUF2799 domain-containing protein gives rise to the protein MKKLTIGLFITVLAGCASSDDVKQDKNVDDWFAIGEARAKNGFLLQTESRLVDRYPEDKITTEFYNGYVKGHEAGTKVYCSQNPYILGLSEEPYFGLCDQIDSNYSDEYQKGKKHKKE
- a CDS encoding efflux RND transporter periplasmic adaptor subunit — its product is MFKKTAIAAVLSSVLLVGCDSKEPSIAEPDSRPAKILTVSVGEHETSRLFPAKAEAGDKAVLAFRVPGQLNTLDVHAGQSVNKGELLATINPDEYRLIQKQAQAQYRLIDVQYQRIKKLRKDKVVSEQDYDTAVANRKTAKASLDQATANLSYTKLVAPYDGTISLLPTENFEYVNAKQSIMHIQTNDILYVVFQLPDYLLQRFSFTDVSATVSFDSFPNSTFPLEFEEIDTEADRKTSSYTVKMSMPRPKDLGILPGMSGQVKVTIPKGGSEKLPLSAIDQDGDTTYVWRVKEDGIVEKVAVELNEKRQVVSGIEDSDQIVSSGIAGLEEGMKVRKWVKERGL
- a CDS encoding efflux RND transporter periplasmic adaptor subunit → MQRLMKLSLLSSTLFLTACNPAPTETIVEVPNVVIKDINSNGVSDRLYLPAVATAADRSHLSFRLSGEIKELNIKAGEIVKKGQVLAVLDKTDYNIDVDNARARYNVANSQYKRSKPLVDKGLLAKSQFDELSAQRQIALADLELAKLRLSFTELKAPIDGVISRVSVEQFENIQVGQQIVNINNRDAVDIIVQVPDKLYAKQPNKEIIESIKATVRLDSGESYSAKIKEYTTEPDPDSGAYLVTLTMPMPEDQFILDGMAVEVATSESEIRLSTQAGMVIPIEAIFNEDGDTIDLAEKYVWLVDENNTVKKQKVVTTKATSSGLRVVEGLSTGDRIVIAGVSRLRDGMSVNVINAEEKK